In Zingiber officinale cultivar Zhangliang chromosome 6A, Zo_v1.1, whole genome shotgun sequence, a single genomic region encodes these proteins:
- the LOC121996826 gene encoding uncharacterized protein LOC121996826 — MILENGNLSRCVRHPSQQFTGFCPSCLVERLSNVGTAEQSLEAPRNIQQEIVKVPDVVPNVKNKTSEAGTRKTLRYLFQLDDDLDVDRTTLSVPEKNLTSTSNACESEISSHDGRCFFSEDANIKINSYGGTRMIENDSNSSEEITIGTFIAKDIRDSVERQKGQGKTLWFNTMFAKKRTLWRAGSISKKFEIPDDESSYLSGDKNSESYLNLWQSCDWRLCHNSSKNSWEPPRHSWEGSMLTRALSCSFSCLEESDEDLTRTETGVHGEITGNHNQNIDKIDRFKFTANVPKADEKPISSETLFIKRLHEESQPGDAVSRIRRKKSRRLSKVWDWNIGNSFRDLVKKCDHILERSASETLHGQKSNNVESMETNGVSLNNGDCQGSIRMNHSASLSMNAAHADMKNMRSEWRMKNEFKIGRSRSVHYPSPGNVDPGLLRFYLTPLRSSRRCANRVRRKNTHYFGRGIFGLP; from the coding sequence ATGATCCTGGAAAATGGTAACCTCTCTAGGTGTGTGAGACATCCGTCTCAGCAATTCACTGGTTTTTGCCCTTCTTGCTTGGTTGAGAGGCTGTCGAATGTTGGAACTGCTGAACAGAGTTTGGAAGCACCTAGGAACATACAGCAAGAAATAGTCAAGGTCCCAGATGTAGTTCCTAATGTTAAGAATAAGACTAGTGAAGCCGGGACTAGAAAGACTCTCCGATACTTGTttcaattggatgatgatttggaTGTTGACAGAACTACACTTAGTGTGCCAGAAAAAAATTTGACATCAACTTCAAATGCTTGTGAATCTGAAATTAGTTCCCATGATGGCCGCTGTTTCTTCTCTGAGGATGCTAACATTAAAATCAACTCTTATGGAGGAACTAGGATGATCGAGAATGATTCCAATTCTTCCGAGGAGATTACAATTGGTACATTTATTGCCAAAGATATCAGGGACTCTGTAGAGAGGCAAAAGGGCCAAGGTAAGACCCTTTGGTTCAATACGATGTTTGCAAAGAAAAGAACTTTGTGGAGAGCGGGGAGCATTTCAAAGAAGTTTGAAATACCTGATGATGAGTCTAGTTATTTATCTGGTGATAAAAATTCCGAAAGCTATCTTAATTTATGGCAATCTTGTGACTGGAGGTTATGTCATAATTCAAGCAAGAACTCCTGGGAACCTCCAAGACATTCATGGGAAGGTTCAATGTTGACCAGGGCACTGTCCTGTTCATTTTCTTGCcttgaagaaagtgatgaagattTAACAAGAACGGAGACAGGTGTGCATGGTGAAATAACTGGAAATCACAAccaaaatattgataaaattgaTAGATTCAAATTTACTGCTAATGTGCCGAAGGCTGATGAGAAACCCATTTCCTCGGAAACACTTTTTATCAAGAGACTTCATGAAGAATCTCAACCAGGGGATGCTGTGTCAAGAATCAGAAGGAAAAAATCTCGCCGACTGAGTAAGGTTTGGGACTGGAATATAGGTAATTCTTTCCGAGACTTGGTAAAAAAATGCGATCATATTCTTGAGAGGTCTGCATCAGAGACTTTACATGGACAGAAGAGTAATAATGTAGAAAGCATGGAAACCAATGGTGTATCACTAAACAATGGTGATTGCCAAGGTTCTATTAGAATGAATCACAGTGCATCCCTAAGTATGAATGCTGCTCATGCTGATATGAAGAATATGAGGTCTGAATGgcgaatgaaaaatgaattcaagaTTGGTCGAAGCCGAAGTGTCCATTATCCCTCTCCAGGGAACGTTGACCCTGGACTTCTACGTTTCTACCTCACTCCATTGAGAAGCAGTAGAAGATGTGCAAATAGGGTTAGGAGAAAAAACACACATTATTTTGGGAGAGGTATCTTTGGGTTGCCGTAA